The following are encoded together in the Populus trichocarpa isolate Nisqually-1 chromosome 5, P.trichocarpa_v4.1, whole genome shotgun sequence genome:
- the LOC127905392 gene encoding uncharacterized protein LOC127905392 — protein sequence MAASLGREPSPMELFVETHVRSQDRQKGAQQFVDNRAQHFVETYNNRLRERYGDDTLTHLEFDPDLWMEVGSSGGPDKNRVYGLSNTTADNLRSTRSVSTVGSSQSISSFQSKEFVALQQLTEKYDNLKAKYTQLKAEQRAESEQLKASQAQQKAEYEAAHEQQKAAYEQLHEMIMKLSNSGTCAPNLFWPYNHQPPPGSPPPPPAPSSLY from the exons atg gctgcgtctcttggacgtgagccgagcccgatggagctgtttgtggagacgcacgtgcggagtcaagaccgccagaagggggcgcaacagttcgttgataaccgtgctcagcatttcgtg gagacctataataatcggttgagggagagatacggggacgatactttgacccatctggaattcgatccggatttgtggatggaggttggctcgtcaggtggacccgataaaaatcgggtttacgggctctccaacactacggccgacaacttgcggtcgacccgtagtgtttcaaccgttgggagctcccaatcaatatcgagcttccaatctaaggagttcgtggctttgcagcaactcaccgagaaatacgataacctaaAAGCGAAGTACACACAACTCAAAGCGGAACAAAGAGCAGAGTCTgagcaactcaaagcgtctcaagcacaacaaaaagcggagtatgaagcggctcatgaacaacaaaaagcggcttatgaacagctccacgaaatgattatgaaattgtcaaatagcggaacatgtgcgcctaatcttttttggccgtataaccaccagcctccgccaggatctcctcctcctcctccagctccatcatctttatattaa